One segment of Solanum stenotomum isolate F172 chromosome 1, ASM1918654v1, whole genome shotgun sequence DNA contains the following:
- the LOC125852048 gene encoding uncharacterized protein LOC125852048, whose product MQGLHHQQQQLAALLTVALPKDDPSKSTSTSVTEDDESSRVAAITSLQRAILYPPNSLLITHSASFLAQGFSQLLSDKSYSVRQAAATAYGALCSVLCLISIAPNGRQNHVILVSLVDRFIGWALPLLSTVVDGTTDLALEGLREFLNIGDVSAVERFALPILKACQELLEDERTSLSLLRRLLAVLTLISLKFFRCFQPHFVDVVDLLLGWAMVPDLAESDRRVIMDSFLQFQKYWVNNMQFPLGLLSKFLGDMDVLLQDASPGSSQQFQRLLALLSCFSTVLQSTASGLLEMNMLEQISEPLCKMVPILLGCMSMIGKKFGWSKWIDDSWRCLTLLAEILSERFATYYPIAVDILFQSLVMECKDQSMRMKRLDSFQVHGVLKTNLQLLSLQKLGLSPSSVHKILQFDAPISQLRLHPNHLVPGSSAATYIFLLQHGNFEVVEKSVIVLLEELDLLRCMLGQKSDLQNPGYDVKILKSYSRSELFALIKFDLAVLLSCVSLGSGASMIGQTEIDTLYLNRSGKLISSIIGNFNPFESPVLGHVELQVIVLKTLERLAALEFLSKCSLSKQVSATISQQPTPEKLEKVESGRTELPGLVLQHLKLYAILLIRALHVASPLAVKIVALQWIHEFCGKVVDIYENEEALYFPYEVLGYADVFQDLLFSVLDVASDREPKLRSLVALVLQNLLQAKLIHPTHFIITTQAVLEKLGDPDEDIRNAFVRLLSNVLPITVYACGVRDNGVATACWPGVLRFNNRSNLHWKQLFALKQLPQQLHSQQLVTILSYIAQRWKVPLSSWIQRLICGCGRTKNVALIQPEETSNSSSNGLLWDIKVDEDILERICSVNTLAGAWWAIHEAARYCITTRLRTNLGGPTQTFAALERMLLDVAHVLQLDADQSDGNLNIIGSSYAHLLPMRLLLDFVEALKKNVYNAYEGSTVLPSASRQSSLFFRANRKVCEEWFSRISEPMMNAGLALQCHDATIYYCALRLQELRGLVVSAIKDKSRVQVTENIHNVRARYAADILRVLRHICLAFCKTHEPEALIGIQNWATVVFSPLFTDENQSLDDSGIIGHFSWITGLVYQAEGQHEKAAAHFIHLLQTEDSLTFMGSDGVQFSIARIIESYSAVSDWKSLESWLLELQTLRAKHAGKSYSGALTIAGNEVNSVQALARFDEGEFQAAWACLDLTPKSSSELTLDPKLALQRSEQMLLQAMLHQVEGRVEKVPEELQKAKGMLMEPLSVLPLNGLVEAASHVNQLYCISAFEECSNLNVSQDKHFPSLLSSHMQVMKSPIIKDRQDCNIWLKVLRIYQRAYPASSMTLKLCRNLMSLARKQKNFRLANHLDNYLKDHLSSFPDGGIRDHITLGLEYERVLLMHAEDKFEDALTSLWSFIRPSMISSSFVASDTTDKVLKAKACLKLSNWLQEDYSNSWLKDIVLKIRCDFNTSSGREESSVILDNLTSKENVNAIIEELVGTATKLSSQLCPTLGKSWISYASWCYNQARSSLHAPCEATLFSSSFSAVLDSEIQPTRYKLTEEEVLKVKDIISKLLASRYCGEVLNEDGESDVFCSGNSESMQSGGTACSLLQEVVDTIEAEAGAPGVEDYNGEFFPNTLTSKLQQCLFKANVVLEETSVKSLITDLVNIWWSLRFRRVSLFGHAAQAFVNFLSYASSRSLDGQLTSCNEESKYKSVNYTLRSTLYVLHILLNYGIELKDTLEPALSAVPLLPWQEITPQLFARLSSHPEQAVRKQLETLLVKLAKLSPRSVVYPTLVDANSYEREPSEELQKILACLNELYPKLVQDVQLMITELENVTVLWEELWLSTLQDLHADVMRRIILLKEEAARIAENPTLSHGEKNKINAAKYSAMMAPIVVVLERRFASTSRKPETPHEIWFHEVYKEQIKSAIITFKNPPASAVALGDVWRPFDNVAASLASYQRKSSVSLGEVAPQLALLSSSDAPMPGLEKQITVSESEGGLNTSSSGIVTIASFCEQVAILFTKTKPKKIVIVGSDGVKYTYLLKGREDLRLDARIMQLLQAVNNFLHSSSAVQSQSVCVRFYSVTPISGRAGLIQWVDNVVSIYSVFKAWQSRVQLAQLSALGANAKQTVPPPVPRPMDMFYGKIIPALKEKGIRRVISRRDWPHEVKRKVLLDLMKEAPKQLLYQELWCASEGFKAFSSKLKRYSGSVAAMSIIGHVLGLGDRHLDNILMDFCSGDIVHIDYNVCFDKGQRLKIPEIVPFRLTQTIEAALGLTGVEGTFRANCEAVLGVLKKNKDIILMLLEVFVWDPLVEWTRGDFHDDAAIFGEERKGMDLAVSLSLFASRMQEIRIPLQEHHDLLLSTLPAVESGLERFINIMNQYEVVTGLYRRADQERSSLVLRETSAKSLVADTTSTLESIRASLEMQARELAQAQAVVMEKAQEATTWIEQHGRTLDALRSSSIPDIRACIQLTGKEESLSLVSAVLVAGVPLTVVPEPTQAQCNDIDREVSHLVAELDHGLSSAISTIQTYSLSLQRILPINYHTSSPVHGWAQVLQLAINTLSSDILSLSRRQAAELVGKAHADGIDSVKNRYDDLCLKVGQYAAEIERMEEECAELINSIGPETELRARNSLLSAFKNYMESAGIERKQDAGQFGSSVHRGSQDSGLHRNFQETKEKVLSVLKAAFSALYNDVKHKILNNLSHFTRRRHTDMILCSDLGTFFSEFEEQVEKCMLVAKFLNELQQYVSMDYRGIDTVVDTSESLFDSNWTSIFKTSLLSCKNLVGQMVEVVLPEVIRSVILFNTEIMDVFASLSQIRRSIDTALEQLIEVELERVSLAELEQNYFVKVGHITEQQLALEEAAVKGRDHLSWEEAEELASQEEACRAQLDKLHQSWNQKDVRFSSLIQKETSIRSSLVSLEQNLQSMISHEHDEELHLFRSRALMAALMQPFSELDAVDRELSVLGAPVESGSTRISHLKNLFNSGCPLSEYIWKFPGIWSNHAFFVWKVYIVDSFLDSCTQNIALQADQSLGFDQLVNIVKKKLESQLQENVEQYLKEKVAPVLITRLDKEIEYLKQVTESTEDLTCDQGNNNFAAVRNVQIMLEEYCNAHETVRAAKSAASLMKRQVSELKEALLKTSLEIVQIEWMHDINANILQKRRLISHKYLSSDARLLPVLLNISRPQLLENFQSSIAKIARALEGLQACERTSVTAEGQLERAMNWACGGASSTSAGNALARNPGIPQEFHDHLMRRQQLICEVREKASDVMKLCISILKFELSRDGFFQTSEEFYPSRSIADGRTWQQAYLNALTNLDVTYHSFNHTEQEWKLAQTNMEAASSGLFSATNELCVASVKAKSASGDLQSTLLAMRDCSYELSVSLSAFGAITRGRTALTSECGSMLEEVLAVTEGVHDVHSIAKEATALHSSLMEDLSKANGILLPLESLLCKDVATMTEAMTKEREATMEISPVHGQAIFQSYHVKVEKTYEVFKPLVQSLTISVEGLYSMLTRLAQSASLHAGNLHKALEGLGESQEARSEDLNSYRPDLADQYDGKNEIFSQSDRESGMDILDVNGLSLQDKGWLSAPDSMTSSSSESAATSSQVSLANSSNGPDLTDPITPYCSDDTERREYSNNFSSVGSAFPGLPQLESEKTQETFEMKLSLGNEEPLASKDRVEEAAHETSLINVEAANRTTRGKNSYALSILRRVEMKLDGRDVADNREISVAEQVDYLLKQATSVDNLCNMYEGWTPWI is encoded by the exons GCCAATTCTCAAGGCTTGCCAAGAGCTTCTTGAGGATGAAAGAACCTCCTTGAGCTTACTGCGCAGACTTCTCGCTGTTTTAACACTAATCTCCTTGAAGTTTTTTAGATGCTTTCAGCCCCATTTTGTTGATGTTGTCGATCTCCTCCTTGGGTGGGCGATGGTACCGGACCTTGCAGAGTCTGATAGGCGCGTTATTATGGACAGTTTCCTGCAGTTTCAGAAATATTGGGTGAACAATATGCAGTTCCCATTGGGATTGCTCTCAAAGTTTCTAGGTGATATGGACGTGCTGCTTCAGGATGCAAGTCCTGGTAGCTCCCAGCAGTTCCAAAGATTACTTGCATTATTGTCTTGTTTTTCTACAGTGTTACAGTCCACAGCATCGGGTTTGCTAGAGATGAATATGCTTGAACAGATAAGTGAACCTCTTTGTAAAATGGTTCCTATTCTATTAGGATGCATGTCTATGATAGGAAAAAAGTTTGGGTGGTCAAAATGGATTGATGATTCTTGGAGATGCTTGACTTTGCTTGCTGAAATTTTGAGTGAACGGTTTGCAACATATTACCCTATTGCAGTTGATATCTTGTTTCAGAGCTTGGTTATGGAATGCAAAGACCAGTCTATGAGGATGAAGAGGCTTGATTCCTTTCAGGTTCATGGAGTTCTTAAAACCAATTTGCAATTGCTGTCTCTGCAAAAGCTTGGCCTTTCCCCATCATCTGTGCACAAGATATTACAATTTGATGCACCTATATCTCAGCTGCGTTTGCATCCCAACCACTTAGTACCCGGAAGTTCAGCAGCTACTTACATATTTTTGCTTCAACATGGGAACTTTGAGGTTGTTGAAAAATCAGTGATTGTACTTCTTGAGGAGCTGGATTTGTTGAGGTGTATGCTCGGACAAAAATCAGACCTGCAGAATCCGGGATATGATGTCAAAATTCTTAAATCTTACTCGAGATCTGAGCTATTTGCATTGATTAAGTTTGATTTGGCGGTCTTACTTAGTTGTGTTTCTTTAGGCAGTGGAGCTAGCATGATTGGCCAAACAGAAATCGACACTCTGTATCTTAACAGGTCCGGAAAGTTAATATCAAGTATTATTGGCAATTTCAACCCTTTTGAGTCACCTGTCCTTGGGCATGTAGAATTGCAAGTCATAGTTCTCAAGACGTTAGAAAGACTAGCTGCACTTGAATTCTTAAGCAAATGCTCTCtaagcaaacaagttagtgCCACAATTTCGCAGCAACCAACACCTGAGAAACTCGAAAAGGTTGAGAGTGGGAGGACTGAGCTTCCTGGGCTAGTCTTACAGCATCTGAAACTGTATGCTATCCTTCTTATAAGAGCTCTTCATGTCGCTTCTCCTCTGGCAGTTAAAATAGTAGCACTACAGTGGATACATGAATTCTGTGGAAAAGTTGTTGACATATATGAGAATGAGGAGGCATTATATTTTCCATATGAAGTACTTGGATATGCAGACGTTTTCCAGGATTTGCTGTTCTCAGTTCTGGATGTTGCGTCAGACAGAGAACCAAAATTGAGATCTCTTGTGGCATTAGTCCTTCAGAACCTTCTACAAGCAAAGCTTATTCATCCTACACACTTTATAATTACTACTCAGGCAGTTCTTGAAAAACTTGGTGATCCAGATGAAGATATACGGAATGCATTTGTCAGGTTGCTCTCAAATGTGCTACCTATTACAGTGTATGCATGTGGTGTCCGTGACAATGGAGTGGCTACTGCATGTTGGCCGGGTGTTCTTAGATTTAACAATAGATCGAACTTGCATTGGAAGCAACTTTTTGCACTTAAGCAACTGCCTCAGCAACTTCATTCACAGCAACTTGTTACCATACTTAGTTACATTGCACAGAGATGGAAAGTACCTCTTTCTTCATGGATCCAGAGGCTCATTTGTGGCTGTGGGCGCACCAAAAATGTCGCTTTGATTCAGCCTGAGGAAACTTCTAATTCTAGCTCAAATGGGCTGTTGTGGGATATCAAAGTTGACGAAGATATTCTTGAGAGAATTTGCTCTGTTAACACCCTTGCTGGTGCATGGTGGGCAATACATGAAGCTGCCAGATATTGTATTACCACTCGCCTTCGGACAAACCTTGGTGGTCCAACTCAAACTTTTGCAGCATTGGAACGCATGCTTCTTGATGTTGCTCATGTCCTGCAGCTTGATGCTGATCAAAGTGATGGAAACTTAAATATTATTGGTTCTTCTTATGCTCACTTGTTACCTATGAGATTGTTGCTTGATTTTGTTGAGGCTCTTAAGAAAAATGTGTACAATGCATATGAAGGGTCAACTGTTTTACCCAGTGCTTCTCGGCAAAGTTCCTTGTTCTTTCGGGCAAATAGGAAGGTTTGTGAAGAGTGGTTTTCTCGGATAAGTGAGCCTATGATGAATGCAGGATTGGCGCTCCAATGTCATGATGCTACAATATATTATTGCGCATTGCGCTTGCAGGAGCTGAGGGGCCTTGTGGTTTCAGCTATAAAAGACAAGTCTAGAGTGCAAGTGACTGAAAATATCCACAATGTCAGAGCCAGGTATGCTGCAGATATCTTGAGGGTTTTACGGCACATATGTTTGGCTTTTTGTAAAACACATGAGCCAGAGGCATTAATTGGAATCCAAAATTGGGCAACAGTAGTATTCTCTCCTTTGTTTACTGATGAAAACCAAAGTTTAGATGATAGTGGAATAATTGGACATTTTTCATGGATTACTGGGCTTGTATATCAAGCTGAAGGTCAGCATGAAAAAGCTGCGGCTCACTTTATTCATCTGTTACAGACTGAGGATTCACTCACTTTTATGGGTTCTGATGGTGTACAGTTTTCGATTGCACGTATTATTGAGAGTTACTCAGCAGTTTCTGATTGGAAGTCCTTGGAATCCTGGCTGTTGGAACTGCAAACACTTCGTGCTAAGCATGCTGGAAAAAGTTATTCTGGTGCTCTAACAATTGCTGGCAATGAAGTAAATTCCGTTCAAGCATTGGCACGTTTTGATGAGGGTGAATTTCAAGCAGCTTGGGCTTGTCTGGATTTGACCCCTAAAAGTAGCAGCGAACTCACTCTGGATCCCAAGTTGGCCTTGCAAAGGAGTGAACAAATGTTGTTGCAAGCTATGCTTCATCAAGTTGAGGGAAGAGTGGAGAAGGTGCCAGAGGAATTGCAGAAGGCCAAGGGAATGCTGATGGAACCATTGTCTGTCTTGCCTTTGAATGGACTTGTAGAGGCAGCATCACATGTCAACCAGTTATACTGCATCTCTGCATTTGAAGAGTGTTCCAATCTCAATGTAAGCCAAGACAAGCATTTTCCATCACTATTAAGTTCTCATATGCAAGTGATGAAGTCTCCCATTATCAAAGATCGTCAAGATTGCAATATATGGTTGAAGGTCCTACGAATATATCAAAGGGCTTACCCCGCATCATCCATGACACTCAAACTTTGCAGGAATTTGATGAGCCTAGCTCGTAAGCAAAAGAACTTCCGTTTGGCAAATCATCTTGACAATTATCTCAAAGATCATCTTTCTAGTTTCCCTGATGGAGGTATCCGTGATCATATAACTCTTGGCTTGGAGTATGAGCGAGTACTATTGATGCATGCTGAAGACAAATTTGAAGATGCTTTAACCAGTCTTTGGTCATTTATCCGACCTTCGATGATCTCATCTTCATTTGTAGCATCTGACACCACTGATAAAGTTCTAAAGGCAAAGGCATGCCTGAAACTATCTAATTGGTTGCAAGAAGATTATTCAAATTCATGGTTGAAAGACATAGTCCTCAAAATAAGATGTGATTTCAACACCTCATCCGGCAGAGAGGAATCTAGCGTCATTCTTGATAATCTGACTTCTAAGGAGAATGTGAACGCTATTATTGAGGAACTTGTGGGCACTGCAACAAAGTTGTCGTCCCAACTCTGTCCCACTTTAGGAAAATCTTGGATTTCATATGCTTCTTGGTGTTATAATCAAGCTAGATCATCGTTGCATGCCCCTTGTGAAGCTACCCTTTTTTCAAGCTCATTTTCTGCTGTTCTTGATTCTGAAATCCAACCAACAAGATATAAGTTAACTGAGGAAGAAGTTTTGAAAGTGAAAGATATTATCTCAAAGCTTCTTGCGAGCAGATATTGTGGCGAAGTATTGAATGAAGATGGAGAATCTGATGTTTTCTGCTCTGGAAATTCTGAAAGCATGCAAAGTGGTGGCACTGCTTGCTCTCTGTTGCAGGAGGTAGTAGATACTATCGAAGCTGAAGCTGGAGCCCCTGGAGTAGAAGATTATAATGGTGAATTCTTCCCCAATACTTTGACTTCTAAGTTGCAGCAATGCTTATTTAAAGCAAATGTTGTTCTAGAAGAAACAAGTGTCAAATCCTTAATTACTGATTTGGTTAATATCTGGTGGTCTTTGCGGTTTAGAAGGGTCTCTCTCTTTGGCCATGCGGCCCAAGCTTTTGTGAATTTTCTTTCATATGCATCTTCCAGATCTTTAGATGGCCAATTAACCAGCTGTAATGAGGAGTCAAAATATAAGTCTGTCAACTATACACTTAGATCCACACTTTATGTGTTACATATTCTTCTCAACTATGGGATTGAGCTGAAAGACACACTTGAACCTGCACTTTCGGCAGTTCCCTTGCTACCATGGCAG GAGATAACACCTCAGCTGTTTGCTCGTCTAAGTTCCCACCCTGAACAAGCGGTTAGAAAACAATTGGAGACCTTACTAGTAAAGCTGGCTAAGCTATCTCCTAGGTCTGTTGTCTATCCAACTCTAGTTGATGCAAATTCTTATGAAAGAGAACCTTCTGAGGAGCTTCAGAAAATACTGGCTTGTTTG AATGAGCTGTATCCTAAGTTAGTACAGGATGTCCAGTTGATGATAACAGAGCTTGAAAATGTAACAGTCCTCTGGGAGGAATTATGGCTCAGCACACTTCAAGATCTTCATGCAG ATGTAATGAGGCGCATAATTTTGCTGAAAGAGGAGGCTGCACGAATTGCAGAAAACCCAACTCTTAGCCATGGAGAGAAGAACAAGATAAATGCTGCTAAGTACTCAGCCATGATGGCTCCTATTGTTGTTGTCTTAGAGCGTCGTTTTGCTTCTACTTCTCGTAAACCTGAAACTCCTCATGAAATTTGGTTCCATGAGGTGTACAAGGAACAAATAAAATCTGCTATCATAACTTTCAAGAACCCTCCTGCATCTGCTGTGGCTCTTGGGGATGTTTGGCGACCATTTGATAATGTGGCTGCATCCTTGGCATCTTATCAAAGGAAATCCTCAGTATCACTAGGAGAAGTTGCACCACAACTGGCTCTTCTTTCATCATCTGATGCTCCGATGCCTGGTCTTGAGAAGCAAATTACGGTTTCTGAATCAGAAGGGGGACTTAATACTTCTTCCAGTGGAATTGTCACAATTGCTTCTTTCTGTGAACAAGTGGCAATTCTATTTACCAAGACAAAACCTAAAAAGATTGTTATAGTAGGCTCTGATGGGGTGAAGTACACATATCTGTTGAAAGGACGTGAAGATCTGCGGCTTGATGCCAGAATAATGCAGCTGCTACAAGCAGTTAACAATTTTCTGCATTCATCATCTGCAGTACAGAGTCAGTCTGTCTGTGTACGCTTCTACTCCGTCACACCTATTAGTGGTCGAGCTGGTCTCATCCAGTGGGTGGATAATGTAGTAAGTATTTACAGTGTCTTTAAGGCATGGCAGAGTCGAGTTCAGCTGGCACAACTTTCTGCGCTAGGTGCTAATGCAAAACAGACAGTTCCTCCACCTGTTCCTCGGCCAATGGACATGTTTTATGGTAAGATCATACCTGCACTTAAGGAGAAAGGAATAAGAAGAGTAATATCAAGAAGAGATTGGCCTCATGAAGTTAAACGAAAGGTACTTTTGGATCTCATGAAGGAAGCCCCTAAGCAACTTCTTTACCAGGAACTTTGGTGTGCGAGTGAGGGATTCAAGGCCTTCAGCTCGAAACTAAAGAG ATATTCAGGTAGTGTGGCAGCCATGAGTATCATTGGCCACGTTTTAGGCCTTGGGGATCGCCATTTGGATAATATTCTTATGGATTTTTGCTCTGGGGATATTGTGCATATTGATTACAATGTCTGCTTTGATAAAGGGCAAAGATTAAAGATCCCAGAAATAGTGCCTTTTCGCCTGACCCAGACAATTGAAGCAGCTCTAGGGTTAACTGGCGTAGAGGGTACATTTAGAGCTAATTGTGAAGCTGTTCTTGGTGTTCTAAAGAAGAACAAGGACATAATCTTGATGTTACTTGAGGTCTTTGTGTGGGATCCCCTAGTGGAATGGACACGTGGAGACTTCCATGATGATGCAGCAATTTTTGGGGAGGAAAGGAAGGGGATGGATCTCGCTGTCAGTTTGAGTCTGTTTGCCTCCCGCATGCAAGAAATTCGTATTCCCCTGCAG GAGCATCATGACCTTCTACTGTCTACCTTACCAGCTGTTGAATCTGGTCTTGAG AGATTTATAAACATCATGAATCAATATGAAGTTGTCACTGGTCTTTACCGTCGTGCTGACCAAGAGAGATCTAGCCTTGTTCTACGTGAGACATCTGCGAAGTCACTTGTTGCTGACACTACTTCTACTTTAGAGAGTATCCGGGCTTCTCTTGAAATGCAGGCTCGAGAATTGGCACAAGCTCAAGCTGTGGTAATGGAGAAAGCCCAAGAAGCAACAACTTGGATTGAACAGCATGGAAGGACCCTTGATGCTCTAAGAAGCAGTTCGATCCCAGATATTAGAGCCTGCATACAACTGACTGGTAAAGAGGAATCTCTATCTCTTGTATCTGCTGTTCTAGTAGCTGGTGTTCCTTTGACAGTTGTCCCTGAACCCACCCAAGCTCAGTGCAATGATATAGATAGAGAAGTTTCTCACTTAGTAGCTGAGCTGGATCATGGACTTTCTTCAGCAATATCAACAATCCAAACATATTCTTTGTCTTTGCAACGGATCTTGCCAATCAACTACCACACCTCCAGTCCAGTCCATGGTTGGGCTCAAGTTCTTCAGCTTGCAATAAATACGCTGTCCTCTGACATTCTATCGCTCAGCCGAAGACAGGCTGCTGAACTTGTTGGAAAGGCGCATGCTGATGGTATTGATTCTGTTAAAAATAGATATGATGATCTTTGCCTAAAAGTGGGTCAGTATGCAGCAGAAATAGAGAGAATGGAAGAAGAGTGTGCAGAGCTCATTAACTCAATTGGTCCTGAAACTGAATTAAGAGCTAGAAACAGTCTATTGTCTGCTTTCAAGAACTACATGGAGTCTGCTGGTATTGAGAGGAAACAGGATGCTGGTCAGTTTGGATCTTCAGTTCACAGAGGCTCACAAGATAGTGGTTTGCACAGAAACTTTCAAGAGACCAAGGAAAAAGTTCTATCAGTTTTGAAAGCAGCTTTCAGTGCTCTTTATAATGATGTTAAACATAAAATACTCAATAACTTGAGTCATTTCACTAGGAGAAGACACACGGACATGATATTGTGCTCAGACCTTGGAACTTTTTTCTCTGAGTTTGAGGAGCAAGTAGAAAAATGCATGCTAGTAGCAAAGTTTCTGAATGAGCTTCAGCAATATGTCAGCATGGATTATAGGGGTATCGATACGGTTGTTGATACTTCTGAATCTTTATTTGATAGTAATTGGACTTCAATTTTTAAAACCAGTCTGCTTTCCTGTAAAAATTTGGTTGGCCAAATGGTTGAAGTTGTTCTACCAGAGGTCATCAGATCGGTCATTTTGTTCAATACGGAAATCATGGATGTGTTTGCATCACTCTCGCAAATCAGGAGATCTATAGATACAGCATTAGAGCAGCTTATTGAGGTTGAATTAGAGAGAGTTTCTTTAGCTGAACTTGAGCAGAATTACTTTGTTAAGGTTGGTCACATCACTGAGCAGCAGTTGGCTCTTGAAGAAGCTGCTGTTAAGGGTAGAGACCACTTATCTTGGGAAGAGGCTGAGGAATTAGCCTCTCAAGAAGAAGCATGTAGAGCCCAACTTGACAAGCTCCACCAAAGTTGGAACCAGAAGGACGTCCGGTTTTCATCTCTTATACAGAAAGAAACTTCCATTAGAAGTTCTCTGGTTTCTTTGGAACAGAATCTGCAATCTATGATCTCTCATGAACATGATGAGGAACTACATCTTTTCAGAAGCAGAGCTCTTATGGCTGCACTAATGCAGCCCTTCTCTGAGTTGGACGCAGTTGATCGAGAATTGTCGGTGCTTGGGGCACCTGTTGAATCTGGTTCAACTAGGATTTCTCacctaaaaaatttatttaattcaggATGCCCGCTATCTGAATATATTTGGAAATTTCCTGGCATATGGAGCAATCATGCCTTCTTTGTGTGGAAGGTTTATATAGTGGACTCTTTCCTTGATTCCTGCACACAAAATATAGCTTTACAAGCTGATCAGAGTTTGGGTTTTGATCAACTTGTAAATATAGTGAAGAAAAAACTTGAATCTCAGCTTCAAGAAAATGTTGAGCAGTACTTGAAAGAGAAAGTTGCGCCTGTTTTAATAACAAGGTTAGATAAAGAAATTGAATATTTGAAACAAGTGACAGAGTCAACAGAAGATCTTACTTGTGATCAAGGAAATAACAACTTTGCAGCTGTAAGAAATGTGCAAATCATGCTTGAGGAGTACTGCAATGCACATGAAACTGTCAGAGCAGCGAAATCAGCTGCTTCCCTCATGAAGAGGCAGGTGAGTGAGTTAAAGGAGGCTCTTCTTAAGACCAGCCTTGAAATTGTTCAGATTGAATGGATGCATGATATAAATGCTAATATTCTGCAAAAGAGAAGGCTGATATCTCATAAATATCTTTCAAGTGATGCTAGACTCCTTCCAGTTCTTCTAAACATCAGCAGACCTCAATTGcttgaaaattttcaatcatcGATTGCAAAAATAGCTAGAGCTCTAGAGGGCCTGCAAGCTTGTGAGAGAACTTCTGTCACAGCAGAAGGGCAGCTTGAGAGAGCTATGAACTGGGCTTGTGGAGGTGCAAGTTCAACTTCTGCTGGAAATGCTTTGGCAAGGAATCCAGGAATACCTCAGGAATTCCATGATCATCTAATGAGGCGCCAACAGTTAATATGTGAAGTTCGAGAAAAGGCATCAGATGTGATGAAACTTTGCATCTCcatattgaaatttgaattatcAAGAGATGGATTTTTCCAGACTTCAGAAGAATTTTATCCATCTAGGAGCATTGCAGATGGCAGGACCTGGCAGCAAGCTTACTTAAATGCTCTGACAAACTTGGACGTTACTTATCATTCCTTTAATC ATACTGAACAAGAATGGAAACTTGCACAGACCAACATGGAGGCGGCTTCAAGTGGTTTATTCTCTGCAACTAACGAACTCTGTGTTGCTTCTGTTAAAGCTAAGTCAGCATCAG GGGATCTGCAAAGCACCTTGCTAGCAATGAGGGATTGTTCCTATGAATTAAGTGTGTCACTATCTGCATTTGGGGCCATTACAAGGGGGCGTACTGCTTTGACATCTGAATGTGGTTCGATGCTTGAAGAG GTTCTGGCGGTAACAGAAGGTGTGCATGATGTTCACAGTATAGCAAAAGAGGCTACTGCTTTGCACTCGTCTCTAATGGAAGATCTATCAAAG GCAAATGGCATCCTACTTCCACTTGAATCTTTATTATGCAAGGATGTTGCTACCATGACTGAAGCTATGACAAAGGAAAGAGAGGCAACGATGGAAATATCTCCTGTTCATGGACAAGCTATATTCCAGTCTTATCATGTTAAAGTTGAAAAAACTTATGAAGTTTTTAAGCCCTTGGTTCAATCTCTCACAATCTCTGTCGAGGGACTTTATTCAATGTTGACCAGGCTAGCCCAATCTGCAAGTCTGCATGCAGGAAATCTGCATAAG GCTCTTGAGGGGTTAGGAGAAAGTCAGGAAGCAAGGTCAGAGGATCTCAACTCCTATAGGCCAGATCTTGCCGATCAATATGATGGCAAGAATGAGATCTTCTCCCAATCAGACAGAGAAAGCGGCATGGATATTCTTGATGTGAATGGACTGTCTTTGCAAGATAAGGGATGGCTGTCCGCTCCTGATAGCATGACCAGTAGCAGTTCAGAATCTGCAGCTACATCATCTCAAGTTAGTCTTGCAAATAGTTCCAATGGCCCAGACTTAACTGATCCAATTACTCCATATTGTTCTGATGACACAGAAAGAAGAGAATACTCTAATAATTTTTCCTCAGTTGGAAGTGCATTTCCAGGATTGCCACAGCTGGAATCTGAAAAGACACAG GAGACGTTTGAGATGAAACTCTCTCTTGGAAATGAAGAACCCTTGGCAAGCAAAGACAGGGTTGAGGAGGCTGCTCATGAAACTTCACTTATCAATGTAGAGGCTGCCAACCGAACAACCAGAG GTAAAAATTCATATGCACTATCAATTTTAAGGAGAGTGGAGATGAAGTTAGATGGTCGAGATGTAGCTGATAACAG GGAAATCAGTGTTGCAGAACAAGTGGATTATCTGCTCAAGCAAGCAACGAGTGTAGATAATCTTTGCAACATGTATGAGGGATGGACACCTTGGATTTGA